Proteins encoded together in one Branchiostoma floridae strain S238N-H82 chromosome 18, Bfl_VNyyK, whole genome shotgun sequence window:
- the LOC118405273 gene encoding polycystic kidney disease 2-like 2 protein: protein MIGLQSAAIIMPINLLIVFLFRNSGSKSSIKEKTKSRKGTSVNKPAMYLPHKKQNDREAEKKQNELRTLGNYESEPTSFWRHKENSTAKKKQLISDYSGKHIHRRHIHLDFDDTIEEINTSNGTDSKDPETTRNTSLPWWSVYIGWLLVWSVSFVAAFFTVLYTLSFGRAKAEAWVFTFLTSFLTDLFLIQPFKLMLVAVLFALIVKKPVEDEDPQPEPLQKDEEYLEDNKKVVTHDSRHWRTATGWMRYLWTEEANTLEHHNKMSTETVNSELPLDEIDLAEQRADSLERRKRRKQILEVLTFGLFVTVIMLTSYGERSPLAFYVTKNVQRLLLESGDIEFSEIKDIPSFWTWMSTGLIPVTNATQWYNGRGLGSLEAAIMEDMLTYPLGHVQLRQVRLSPGEHCEAPKRIASIISRCRAAHSFAVADTQNYTEGWNTTAELRVLANTTESPENSYYLETENPWSYTFASVTDGFPYFGKQGTYLPGGYVTSLGSAKHTSLSRVEHLQQQDWLDDKTRAVFIELTLYNPHVNLFSVVSMAVEFTNQGAAYKGSEVVTLRLVQHDAILLLVLRGCLALFILIFALREGKTLFSRPLDYLTEFWSWVELLVIAVGFSALGVYFHTQSIIDEVAVQRTAGHNATFGGYKSAVGWFQVYTYLLGLLICCATLKFIRLLRFNAHVYALSMTMRRSLKPVAQFMLTVVILIMAFTQMANLIFGVKLLEYKNITSSLQSLLFMMMGSFDFEALTQGHELLGPMIFFTYQSMMQFFLLSMFMAIIMDVYSEDTQSTHTEELNFNAFVKESALRVLEKVKDKKSPNINVVKNISTRDRGTLEDMLTKIDRMVGDLDTGVYD, encoded by the exons ATGATTGGTCTACAGAGCGCTGCGATCATCATGCCCATCAACCTGCTCATCGTCTTCTTGTTTCGAAACTCTGGTTCTAAATCGTCTATAAAGGAAAAGACAAAGTCGAGAAAGGGAACGTCTGTCAATAAGCCGGCCATGTATTTGCCTCAtaagaaacaaaatgacagagaagcggaaaagaaacaaaatgagcTACGCACCCTGGGCAATTACGAATCTGAACCTACGTCATTTTGGCGCCACAAAGAGAATTCTACAGCCAAGAAAAAACAGCTTATTTCGGATTATTCTGGAAAGCATATACACCGACGCCATATACATCTGGACTTTGATGACACAATAGAAGAAATCAACACCAGCAATGGCACGGATTCGAAGGACCCTGAGACAACACGAAACACCTCACTTCCTTGGTGGTCAGTGTACATAG GTTGGCTGCTTGTCTGGTCAGTGAGCTTTGTGGCTGCGTTCTTCACCGTCTTGTACACTCTGAGTTTTGGCCGTGCGAAGGCGGAAGCGTGGGTCTTCACCTTTCTAACGTCATTCCTCACTGACCTGTTCCTGATACAACCCTTCAAGTTGATGCTTGTGGCTGTGCTGTTTGCCCTGATAGTAAAG AAACCTGTAGAAGATGAAGACCCTCAGCCAGAGCCGCTGCAAAAGGACGAAGAATATCTAGAGGACAACAAAAAG GTGGTGACACATGATTCTAGACACTGGCGGACGGCAACCGGGTGGATGCGTTATTTGTGGACGGAGGAAGCCAATACGCTAGAACACCACAATAAAATG AGTACAGAAACTGTCAACTCTGAGCTTCCGCTAGACGAAATTGACCTGGCCGAACAACGAGCGGACAGTCTAGAAAGACGCAAGAGACGGAAACAAATCCTGgaggtcttgacatttgggttgTTTGTGACTGTCATCATGTTGACGTCATACGGCGAGAGAAGTCCCTTGGCTTTCTACGTCACCAAGAATGTACAACGGCTTCTCTTAGAGAGCGGGGACATTGAATTCTCCGAG ATTAAGGATATTCCTTCTTTCTGGACTTGGATGTCTACCGGGTTGATCCCTGTCACCAATGCAACCCAATGGTACAACGGTAGAGGGCTCGGTTCCTTGGAGGCTGCGATTATGGAGGACATGTTAACCTATCCACTGGGCCATGTACAGCTTCGGCAAGTGCGACTAAGCCCTG GAGAACATTGCGAAGCACCCAAACGAATAGCAAGCATAATATCTCGTTGTAGAGCGGCGCACTCCTTTGCTGTTGCCGATACACAAAACTATACTGAAGGGTGGAACACAACAGCTGAGTTGAGAGTTCTCGCCAATACGACGGAATCGCCTGAGAACTCCTACTACTTGGAAACAGAAAATCCATGGAGCTACACGTTTGCCTCTGTAACTGATG GTTTTCCATACTTTGGAAAGCAGGGAACCTACTTGCCTGGTGGATACGTTACTTCGTTGGGAAGCGCAAAGCATACAAGTTTATCTCGTGTTGAACACTTACAGCAACAGGATTGGCTAGACGACAAGACTCGGGCAGTATTCATCGAACTCACTTTGTACAACCCGCACGTGAACTTGTTTTCCGTGGTTTCCATGGCAGTGGAGTTCACCAATCAGGGTGCGGCGTACAAAGGGTCAGAGGTCGTGACCTTGCGACTCGTCCAGCACGACGCCATCTTGCTCCTTGTTCTTAGAGGATGTTTGGCACTTTTTATTCTTATATTTGCACTTCGGGAAG GGAAGACGCTTTTCTCGCGTCCTCTTGACTATCTGACTGAGTTCTGGAGTTGGGTAGAGCTTCTCGTCATCGCTGTAGGCTTCTCAGCTCTTGGCGTCTACTTCCACACACAGAGCATCATAGATGAGGTGGCGGTACAGCGTACAGCCGGACACAACGCAACATTTGGCGGGTATAAGAGCGCAGTCGGCTGGTTCCAAGTCTACACCTACCTTTTGGGTCTCCTCATCTGCTGCGCTACATTAAAGTTCATCCGTCTCCTACGCTTCAACGCTCACGTATACGCATTGTCTATGACAATGAGACGATCCCTCAAGCCTGTAGCACAATTCATGCTTACCGTTGTGATCCTCATCATGGCGTTTACACAGATGGCAAACTTGATTTTTGGTGTAAAACTCTTAGAGTACAAAAACATAACTTCAAGTCTGCAAAGCCTTTTGTTTATGATGATGGGCAGCTTTGACTTCGAGGCTTTGACTCAGGGACATGAACTGTTAGGCCCAATGATATTTTTCACTTATCAGAGCATGATGCAGTTTTTCTTGCTTAGTATGTTTATGGCGATCATAATGGACGTTTACAGCGAAGACACCCAATCGACTCATACGGAAGAGCTGAACTTCAACGCCTTTGTTAAGGAATCTGCCTTAAGGGTGTTAGAGAAAGTCAAAGACAAAAAGTCTCCTAATATCAATGTTGTAAAGAATATTTCAACAAGAGACAGAGGAACATTAGAGGACATGCTTACAAAAATAGATCGCATGGTGGGAGACCTTGACACTGGTGTTTATGattaa